The following DNA comes from Campylobacter concisus ATCC 51562.
TTGTCAGTGCCTCTTAGATATCTTACGTCTATTAAGTGTGAAGCTGTGATAGTGCAGTTTGAGCCAAGCGTATTTATTTGGATATTTTGAGCGGTTATAGAGCCACCAACGACGCTATTTATCTTAACTCTTTTTGCTACGACATTTCCGCCTTCTAGCCTATCTATCTCGACATTTTCAGCTTCAACCTTACCGATATGGATAGAAATTTTTGCATTCTTTGCATAAATTTTAGCCTTTTGGTGTGTTTGACCGCCGATTATTACTTCATTTGCTTTAACCATCGCATTTGCACCGACGTTTCCTCTTACCTCGATCTCGTCAGCTTCCACGATGATGCCAGTACCGATGGCGTCTTTTATAGTATCAGTTTCCCTAACCACCAAAGTCACATTTGTATCAGTGCCTGCTTGAATAGAGCCAGTTGTTTTAAAATTTGCTTCATTTATCTCTATACGCTCTTCAATGTCAAATGAGCCATTCTTCTCAACTACATATCCTGATTTTTTAGCGATATATATTATGCTATCGTCATTTTCTACTCTCTCTATATTTTCGCTTATACTTATCTCTTTGCCAGTATCTTCTTTTGGCTTTTCTACTGCTAATAATTTGCCTCTCGCATCACGGCCATTTTGCCCTTCGTGAGACTTTTTCTCTTCCATTATCACTTCATCTTGTGCCACGCCAAAAACAAAACCTCTATCAGCGTAATCAACCTTATCTTCCTCTTTTATCGCATCAAGTTTATCTTTGTAGTAGTAAAGTATCTTTGCATCGGTAGCTTTTTTTGGATTTATACCTTGTGTTATGTTTAGTATGTAGTCTTTATCAAGTTCGCCCTTTACATGCACAACTGAGGCTATTTGTTTTAACTCATCTTTTAGTTTGCCGATCCTTATACCTATTAAAATTTGAGCTTTCATAAGCTGTTTGGCGATATATTCAAAAAGCTTATCTTCGTAATGATGTTCGTATTCACAATCTTTTGTGGCTTTTACCTTTGCGACTACTTT
Coding sequences within:
- a CDS encoding flagellar assembly protein A, whose translation is MSENVQENERFLPPTQIQTSTPYISLKELSKQYSVPVEFIDFKILDILTYYKNKDNEEPVFVPEENLDFFDDNAFYLDETLEIEQVYDVEFFDVRLNAVPKLPKIEIGVNSTVTKVVAKVKATKDCEYEHHYEDKLFEYIAKQLMKAQILIGIRIGKLKDELKQIASVVHVKGELDKDYILNITQGINPKKATDAKILYYYKDKLDAIKEEDKVDYADRGFVFGVAQDEVIMEEKKSHEGQNGRDARGKLLAVEKPKEDTGKEISISENIERVENDDSIIYIAKKSGYVVEKNGSFDIEERIEINEANFKTTGSIQAGTDTNVTLVVRETDTIKDAIGTGIIVEADEIEVRGNVGANAMVKANEVIIGGQTHQKAKIYAKNAKISIHIGKVEAENVEIDRLEGGNVVAKRVKINSVVGGSITAQNIQINTLGSNCTITASHLIDVRYLRGTDNKFIIDTSKMPESAEATQEQLNKIENTKAELASLLKNIETKKNVINENKDSIYTIKAKVEELSKAKVIPPVTFMKKLKEYQGLVNEYNTLLKIFKDKKELLATLKDELEIMQNGIFSAKVINRGNWVELNEIRFVIVDPPQNVTYISKQNETAHAITLEKIGDGDEAEYKIKKSNKLEDYTDTNF